Proteins co-encoded in one Chitinophagales bacterium genomic window:
- a CDS encoding PorP/SprF family type IX secretion system membrane protein, which yields MKNIFITSIIFLATVLQMQAQHLSDAYYAQTIDQTQINPAYAKQGEDSKLTVFHRSLLSGIDGAPSNTAISFLKPLDENTGVGGRLTSDTRGVFSTLLLEGMYAYQISMSENESVTLGVSGGFRKTDIDMGSLDGQYVDLDDPTLMADNFGGYKFMAGAGAVYRQTQQGLELGVSIPTLVSHEGSLTDFVVAHGSVKLAVGNQLALKPNVIYQVLPNSKNQWQGTAQLEVKEKFWAMAGYRSNKSLIAGAGVKLNKLDLGYAYSASGGMLNDLSSGGHELKLSFSFPNKGKGVEVDAPVEE from the coding sequence ATGAAAAATATATTTATTACAAGCATCATTTTTTTAGCAACTGTGCTGCAAATGCAAGCACAACATTTGTCGGATGCCTATTACGCTCAGACAATTGACCAAACACAAATCAACCCTGCTTATGCCAAACAGGGCGAAGACTCTAAGTTGACGGTTTTTCACCGCAGCTTGTTGAGTGGCATTGATGGTGCGCCGAGCAATACGGCGATTAGTTTTTTGAAGCCTTTGGACGAAAATACAGGTGTTGGAGGAAGATTGACCTCCGATACAAGGGGTGTTTTTTCGACCCTGCTTTTGGAGGGGATGTATGCCTATCAAATTTCGATGAGCGAAAATGAATCGGTTACACTCGGTGTGTCGGGTGGTTTCCGCAAAACGGACATTGACATGGGTTCGTTGGACGGACAATATGTGGATTTAGACGACCCTACTTTGATGGCGGACAATTTTGGTGGCTACAAATTTATGGCGGGTGCTGGTGCGGTATATCGGCAGACGCAGCAGGGATTGGAATTGGGTGTTTCGATTCCAACTTTGGTATCACACGAAGGCAGTTTGACCGACTTTGTGGTGGCGCACGGTTCGGTGAAGTTGGCGGTGGGCAATCAATTGGCTTTGAAGCCAAATGTGATCTATCAGGTATTGCCGAATAGCAAAAACCAATGGCAGGGAACGGCTCAGTTGGAAGTGAAGGAGAAGTTTTGGGCGATGGCGGGCTATCGCAGCAACAAAAGTTTGATTGCTGGCGCAGGAGTGAAATTGAACAAATTGGACTTGGGTTATGCCTATAGTGCGAGTGGCGGCATGTTGAACGATTTGTCAAGTGGTGGGCATGAGTTGAAGTTGAGTTTTAGCTTTCCAAATAAAGGGAAGGGTGTGGAAGTAGATGCGCCTGTGGAGGAGTAG
- a CDS encoding sigma-70 family RNA polymerase sigma factor: MEKNQHSNSIRVGSVAWIAEIKKGNSQLIQDLYKTYKKEFVVWIQGQTNCSEDFSVDVFQDSVVALYENIKKGKIVAFNKSVKHYLFGIGRKVYYMHLRKYKMELAKTVSFEENGLDLDTLKVEVVPNEFDEKNTMLSLLLKMKEPCKSILYLYYYKEMRINEVAERLKYKNENVVRVQKGRCMNALRKVYNKNKDS; this comes from the coding sequence ATGGAAAAAAATCAACATAGTAATTCGATACGAGTAGGCTCTGTTGCTTGGATAGCAGAAATAAAAAAAGGAAATTCTCAGTTAATACAAGACTTGTATAAAACATACAAGAAGGAGTTTGTAGTATGGATTCAAGGTCAAACCAATTGCAGTGAAGATTTTTCCGTAGATGTGTTTCAGGATAGTGTTGTGGCATTGTATGAGAACATCAAGAAAGGTAAAATAGTCGCTTTCAATAAAAGTGTAAAGCATTATTTGTTTGGTATTGGGCGGAAGGTATATTATATGCACTTGAGGAAATACAAAATGGAACTGGCTAAAACAGTTTCATTTGAAGAAAATGGTCTTGATTTGGATACATTGAAGGTTGAGGTTGTGCCAAATGAATTTGACGAAAAAAATACCATGTTAAGCTTGTTGCTGAAAATGAAAGAGCCGTGTAAATCTATTTTGTATTTGTATTACTACAAAGAGATGAGAATAAATGAAGTGGCTGAAAGATTGAAGTACAAGAATGAAAATGTGGTACGTGTTCAAAAAGGACGGTGTATGAATGCTTTGCGGAAGGTGTATAACAAAAATAAAGATAGTTAA
- a CDS encoding autorepressor SdpR family transcription factor has product MTALFKALDDPTRRQILEMLKDKDLTAGEIADAFEMSKPSISYHLDLLKRADLVVSVKKGQYVTYSLSTSVLEDTVKWLMDLVDKNKS; this is encoded by the coding sequence ATGACAGCATTATTCAAAGCATTAGACGACCCAACGAGGCGACAAATTTTAGAAATGTTGAAAGACAAAGACCTGACAGCAGGAGAAATAGCGGATGCTTTTGAGATGAGCAAACCGAGCATTTCTTACCACCTCGACTTGTTGAAACGGGCGGATTTGGTCGTCAGCGTTAAAAAAGGACAGTATGTTACCTATTCTTTGAGTACTTCGGTGTTGGAAGATACCGTGAAATGGCTTATGGATTTGGTGGACAAAAACAAATCGTAA
- a CDS encoding SdpI family protein codes for MNTNNFWKEHLLSIVLLVLPFVLVLFFWNQIPEIIPTHWNIDGEADSFGNKWSILILPFVNIGVFLLLWAIPKIDPKKSIEQFSKTYHIMIGILVGLLFLVFCIMLLTILGMIDNSTNWIMYSLIGLFLVIGNYLGKMRPNYFMGIRTPWTLENEEVWLKTHRFGGKLWVMASIVMLLLGFFAVGKTFVGLFVVYVLVIGIVPVVYSYLRYKELN; via the coding sequence ATGAACACAAACAACTTCTGGAAAGAGCATCTTTTGAGCATCGTATTGTTGGTATTGCCTTTTGTATTGGTGCTGTTTTTTTGGAACCAAATTCCTGAAATTATCCCTACACATTGGAATATTGACGGAGAAGCAGATAGTTTTGGCAACAAATGGAGCATCCTCATTTTGCCTTTCGTCAATATCGGCGTTTTCTTGCTGCTTTGGGCAATTCCCAAAATTGACCCCAAAAAGAGCATCGAACAATTCAGCAAAACCTATCACATTATGATAGGAATACTGGTAGGCTTGTTGTTTTTGGTTTTCTGCATCATGCTGCTGACCATACTGGGCATGATTGACAACAGCACCAATTGGATCATGTATTCATTGATTGGCTTATTTTTGGTCATCGGTAACTATTTGGGTAAAATGCGTCCTAACTATTTCATGGGTATTCGCACACCGTGGACACTTGAGAATGAAGAAGTTTGGTTAAAAACCCATCGATTTGGCGGCAAACTGTGGGTAATGGCTTCTATTGTGATGTTGCTACTCGGCTTTTTTGCAGTTGGAAAAACCTTTGTCGGTTTGTTCGTTGTGTATGTCCTTGTGATTGGAATCGTGCCAGTAGTGTATTCTTATTTGAGATACAAGGAGTTGAATTGA
- a CDS encoding sulfurtransferase, with amino-acid sequence MTYSTLISAQELNANMSDENWVIIDCRFSLADTEYGKNAYHQSHIPNALYAHLDKDLSSPIIPQKTGRHPLPSTEKIVEMFSNWGISNDTQVVVYDDKGGGIAARLWWMLQWLGHEKVAVLDGAWQHWLAANYPTTAIITPPKRRVFTPKLQAERMVALDFVEKTVEGNDYLLIDSRAAERYRGEVEPIDFRAGHIPTAINAPFAENLGVDGLFLSKLQLQQRFDDLQAGIPSENTIFYCGSGVTACHNLLALKHAGLGNGKLYIGSWSEWINHHDD; translated from the coding sequence ATGACCTATTCCACATTAATTTCCGCCCAAGAATTGAACGCAAATATGTCTGATGAAAATTGGGTCATTATAGACTGTCGGTTCTCATTAGCAGACACTGAATACGGTAAAAATGCCTACCACCAAAGCCATATTCCAAATGCCTTGTATGCACACTTAGACAAAGATCTGTCGTCACCCATAATTCCCCAAAAAACAGGTCGTCATCCCTTACCCAGCACAGAAAAAATAGTCGAAATGTTCTCCAATTGGGGTATTAGCAATGACACGCAAGTAGTGGTATATGACGACAAAGGCGGAGGAATTGCGGCTCGGTTGTGGTGGATGCTGCAATGGTTAGGACATGAAAAAGTAGCCGTTTTGGATGGTGCTTGGCAACATTGGCTGGCTGCAAATTACCCCACGACTGCCATCATTACACCTCCAAAGCGTCGAGTATTTACCCCAAAACTGCAAGCGGAACGGATGGTCGCACTGGATTTTGTGGAAAAAACGGTGGAAGGCAACGACTATTTACTGATAGACTCAAGGGCCGCCGAACGTTATCGAGGTGAAGTAGAACCCATTGATTTTCGGGCGGGTCACATACCCACTGCTATCAATGCACCTTTTGCAGAAAATTTGGGAGTAGATGGTTTGTTTTTATCCAAACTTCAATTGCAGCAGCGATTCGACGATTTGCAGGCAGGTATTCCTTCCGAAAATACAATATTTTACTGTGGTTCAGGCGTTACCGCTTGCCACAACTTGCTTGCCCTAAAACACGCAGGTTTGGGCAATGGTAAGTTGTATATTGGGTCATGGAGCGAATGGATTAACCACCATGATGATTGA
- a CDS encoding alpha/beta hydrolase, translating to MKLPIRKRFVLLLILVLLVVVFLLGPKPQYPVIEAKITALDMPLTEIEAYIHQKEAAFSLKPDNEARIIWADSIPTKTSYSIVFVHGFSASPMAGSPVVQETAARYGYNLYLTRLAGHGIDNEESFVDISPKDLIESVKEAIAIGNLIGEKTIVMASSTGATLSAYLAAFNPSNVDALLFYAPLISLADGSGKLLSYPWGLQIARKVFGSKYHKIQTDAPNIEKYWTMQYRLEGLVAVQHLLDETMKPSVFEHIKLPLLVAYYDKDEVNRDHIISIEGVKKFYDSVSTPTGQKTLIALSEANGHVLLSDIQSNNLNQVREETFKFLDKLLQTQ from the coding sequence ATGAAACTTCCGATTCGCAAACGTTTTGTATTGCTCCTTATTTTGGTCTTGTTGGTAGTTGTTTTCCTACTCGGCCCCAAACCACAATACCCTGTTATTGAAGCGAAAATAACAGCTTTGGATATGCCTTTAACAGAAATAGAGGCCTATATTCATCAGAAAGAAGCAGCGTTTTCATTGAAGCCAGACAATGAGGCACGGATAATTTGGGCAGATTCCATACCCACCAAAACGTCTTATAGTATTGTTTTTGTGCATGGATTTTCGGCCAGCCCAATGGCAGGTTCTCCAGTTGTTCAAGAAACCGCAGCTCGCTATGGCTACAATTTGTACCTGACTCGTTTGGCAGGACATGGTATAGACAATGAAGAAAGTTTTGTAGATATAAGTCCCAAAGATTTGATAGAGAGTGTAAAAGAGGCTATTGCTATTGGCAATCTTATTGGTGAGAAAACCATTGTCATGGCTTCTTCCACAGGTGCAACTCTCAGTGCTTACTTAGCAGCCTTCAATCCTTCCAATGTAGATGCCTTGCTTTTTTACGCTCCGCTCATTAGCTTGGCAGATGGGTCTGGAAAATTGCTTTCCTATCCTTGGGGTTTACAGATTGCCCGCAAGGTTTTTGGAAGCAAGTACCACAAGATTCAAACAGATGCTCCGAATATTGAAAAATACTGGACGATGCAATACCGTTTGGAAGGATTGGTAGCCGTTCAACATCTTTTGGACGAAACGATGAAACCATCTGTCTTTGAACACATTAAATTACCTCTTTTGGTCGCTTATTATGACAAAGACGAAGTGAACCGAGACCACATCATTTCAATTGAAGGAGTCAAGAAATTTTATGATTCGGTTTCTACACCCACAGGCCAGAAAACATTGATAGCACTTTCAGAAGCCAATGGTCATGTACTGCTGTCTGATATACAATCAAATAACTTGAATCAAGTGAGAGAAGAAACTTTCAAGTTTTTGGATAAATTACTGCAAACTCAATAA